In the genome of Xenopus laevis strain J_2021 chromosome 1S, Xenopus_laevis_v10.1, whole genome shotgun sequence, one region contains:
- the mn1.S gene encoding transcriptional activator MN1, producing MFGLEQFEPQINSRSAGQGERNFPAQPGMNMSSHFKNAAFHSAGAPGSVDSAMGALNEPSMLGMNLSLNGETYGYHARGQSDMHPAGMQPQPVHGFFNNQPHPHHGHPSTHPHQHHPHFSGNFNGPDSAASCLHGGRFMGYNNNIGNQQAFGEGYEQMAENQPGEGFVQQRSGNMSEFQHPNSSATNQAVPAPCLPLDQSPNRAASFHGLPTSSNSDSHNHEQRRIHNQGGVEPLEYNYPSDGPSGHYEVPVFSPSDSDGHYGAGRQVPGSSFPGTSVLPRPPGLVGMGKVHPQQQQQHGVFFERFNNARKMSVGMDPTVNARHPLLQQQQNGLLARQNSCPPAITRQQQTEANTSNPNLQDNGPVMQSQHTQFEYPIHRLENRNMNPYSESVFSMQQAPPQQPQNQRLQHFDAPYMSVTKRPRFDFPNNHNGVDNCAAWNNSNIHNAAIESHLSPTYPGLPGEYNPQVPESFPPGPSLQHPGSDHQSLQQRQNAAMMIKQMASRNQQQRIRQANIQQLGHHGDVNQSNIVHGGQVGGMQQPNFDREGSRIGTFDPQNPHVTQENAWFPGSHPPGDILQRRMGGSNLPADPSSHDMNLQQNGSNLLFRPGVNRMGIQEPLGIPGEGHVQTLHSPGMHSQFGSNMANLSQMQSPGGGVGLSSAPADRRGPADFTASSIAGQTGFPFVGSNRQSTPHNPPGVNSSPSSYPPQSDFQASQRSTASKLGALSLGSFSKPSTKESMFGQSCLAALSTACQNMIASLGAPNLNVTFNKKSQTEGKRKMSQTETDINSNSGNNTSSDYFPGASTQNNQVSGSSNANNKSTGQVGASQTTQGETSLSPNYNIEVTPGNDGKPVTAGGRGRGRRKRDSGHVSPGNYFEKYSADSGGAVVSPGQQGPSANSGESGGAPHDKPLTSPSWGKGGELLLGDQPDLMSSLDSGIQSVTKSVSSSPDVDFGEDVNTTYGNEDEVSSSSDNNIAKPNSCPMGTGSPKIQRGEHGLLNGQKSMGLNLLNNTTSLPDSYGLSSNGGGHPGTPGMEQVRTPTSTSTQDEIHPLEILQAQIQLQRQQFSISEDQPMGMKNKKNDCTAQNVDNESNSCCSDNVKNSMSTIDLDSLMAEHNSTWYMPNEKSLMEGDEEDKSITPWEKSKSQQTNKEALDLPQNKTSAAAQNGSHLQCLSVHCTDDIGESKGRTPVPSWRSLHSDISNRFGTFVAALT from the coding sequence ATGTTTGGACTGGAGCAGTTTGAGCCGCAGATCAATAGCAGAAGCGCTGGCCAAGGAGAGAGAAACTTTCCAGCTCAGCCTGGGATGAACATGAGCTCACACTTCAAAAACGCAGCGTTCCATTCAGCTGGGGCCCCGGGCTCGGTGGATTCTGCCATGGGAGCGTTGAACGAGCCTTCTATGTTAGGGATGAACCTCAGTTTAAACGGAGAGACTTATGGCTACCATGCTAGGGGACAATCAGACATGCACCCTGCAGGAATGCAGCCACAACCTGTTCATGGCTTCTTTAACAATCAGCCTCATCCTCATCACGGGCACCCCAGCACCCATCCGCACCAGCATCACCCTCACTTTAGTGGCAACTTTAATGGACCTGACTCCGCTGCCTCCTGCTTGCATGGGGGTCGATTCATGGGCTACAACAATAACATCGGAAACCAACAAGCCTTCGGTGAGGGGTACGAGCAGATGGCTGAGAACCAACCAGGAGAAGGATTTGTACAGCAGAGGTCAGGTAATATGTCTGAATTTCAGCACCCCAACTCTTCTGCTACTAACCAGGCTGTCCCTGCACCTTGCCTTCCCCTAGACCAGTCTCCTAACCGTGCTGCTTCTTTTCATGGGCTTCCCACATCCTCCAACTCTGATTCTCATAACCACGAACAAAGGAGAATTCACAATCAAGGAGGCGTTGAACCTCTGGAATACAATTATCCCAGCGACGGCCCTTCAGGACACTATGAGGTACCTGTATTTTCTCCATCGGATTCAGATGGCCATTATGGAGCTGGAAGGCAGGTCCCCGGCAGTAGTTTCCCTGGTACATCTGTGTTACCTAGACCTCCTGGCTTAGTGGGAATGGGTAAAGTTCACCCACAACAGCAGCAACAACATGGTGTATTTTTTGAGCGATTTAACAATGCACGAAAAATGTCAGTGGGCATGGATCCCACGGTAAATGCCAGACATCCCTTACTGCAACAGCAGCAGAATGGCTTACTTGCAAGGCAGAACTCATGCCCTCCAGCAATCACCAGGCAACAGCAAACAGAAGCCAATACCTCCAACCCAAACTTGCAGGACAATGGACCAGTAATGCAAAGCCAACACACACAGTTTGAATACCCCATTCATCGACTTGAGAATAGGAATATGAACCCATATTCCGAATCCGTGTTCAGTATGCAACAAGCACCTCCACAGCAACCTCAAAATCAAAGATTGCAACATTTTGATGCTCCCTATATGAGTGTTACTAAAAGGCCACGCTTTGACTTCCCCAATAACCACAATGGTGTAGATAACTGTGCTGCATGGAATAATAGTAACATTCACAATGCTGCCATTGAGAGTCATCTGTCTCCTACATACCCTGGTCTTCCAGGTGAATATAATCCTCAAGTGCCGGAAAGTTTTCCTCCTGGTCCATCGCTACAACACCCTGGCTCAGATCACCAGTCACTTCAACAGCGCCAAAATGCAGCAATGATGATAAAACAAATGGCTTCCAGAAATCAGCAGCAAAGAATCAGACAGGCCAATATACAGCAATTGGGCCATCATGGGGATGTCAATCAAAGCAACATTGTACATGGAGGTCAAGTGGGTGGGATGCAGCAACCTAACTTTGATCGTGAGGGATCCAGGATTGGTACTTTTGACCCTCAAAATCCACATGTGACTCAGGAAAATGCTTGGTTTCCTGGTTCTCACCCACCTGGAGATATTCTTCAAAGGAGAATGGGTGGGTCAAATCTGCCTGCTGACCCATCATCCCATGATATGAATTTacaacaaaatgggtcaaatttattATTTAGACCAGGTGTAAATAGGATGGGCATCCAGGAACCTTTGGGAATCCCAGGAGAAGGTCATGTTCAGACTTTGCATTCACCTGGTATGCACTCTCAATTTGGAAGCAATATGGCTAACCTTTCCCAAATGCAGTCACCAGGAGGAGGTGTAGGGCTTTCTAGTGCACCAGCAGATAGAAGGGGCCCTGCAGACTTTACAGCTTCATCCATAGCTGGGCAGACAGGATTCCCATTTGTAGGATCAAACAGACAGTCAACTCCACACAATCCACCAGGTGTAAACTCATCCCCAAGTTCCTACCCACCACAGTCAGATTTTCAAGCTAGCCAGCGCTCCACAGCAAGCAAACTAGGAGCACTATCTCTTGGTTCATTTAGCAAGCCCAGTACAAAAGAAAGTATGTTTGGACAAAGCTGTTTAGCTGCACTTTCTACAGCCTGTCAAAATATGATTGCTAGCTTGGGTGCTCCTAACCTCAATGTAACATTTAATAAGAAAAGCCAAACTGAAGGCAAGAGAAAGATGAGCCAGACAGAAACGGACATTAATAGTAATTCTGGCAATAACACTAGTTCTGATTATTTTCCAGGGGCCTCCACACAAAACAATCAAGTGTCTGGTTCTTCCAATGCCAACAATAAGTCTACAGGGCAGGTAGGAGCATCTCAAACCACACAGGGAGAAACTAGTCTTTCCCCAAACTACAACATTGAAGTCACTCCAGGCAATGATGGAAAACCAGTGACAGCTGGTGGGAGAGGGAGGGGCAGGAGAAAAAGAGACAGTGGCCATGTAAGTCCAGGTAATTACTTTGAAAAATACTCTGCAGACAGTGGAGGTGCTGTTGTAAGCCCAGGGCAGCAGGGTCCATCAGCAAATTCAGGGGAATCTGGGGGTGCTCCACATGACAAACCCCTGACTTCACCATCTTGGGGGAAGGGAGGTGAGCTGCTTCTTGGTGATCAGCCTGATCTTATGTCATCTTTGGATAGTGGCATTCAAAGTGTGACCAAGTCAGTTAGCAGCTCACCTGATGTTGACTTTGGGGAAGATGTCAACACCACTTATGGGAATGAAGATGAAGTGTCCTCTAGTTCAGATAACAACATAGCAAAACCTAATAGCTGTCCTATGGGAACAGGGTCTCCAAAAATCCAGCGAGGTGAACATGGACTTCTTAATGGACAAAAGTCAATGGGTCTAAACTTGTTAAATAACACTACCTCTCTCCCAGACAGTTATGGATTGAGTAGCAATGGGGGCGGTCACCCTGGCACACCAGGGATGGAACAGGTTCGAACTCCAACTAGCACATCAACACAGGATGAAATCCACCCTTTAGAGATACTCCAAGCACAGATACAGCTTCAGAGACAACAGTTCAGCATTTCTGAAGACCAGCCCatgggaatgaaaaataaaaaaaatgactgtacTGCTCAAAATGTGGACAATGAATCAAACAGTTGTTGTTCTGACAATGTTAAAAACTCTATGAGTACTATAGACCTTGACTCTCTCATGGCAGAGCATAATTCTACATGGTACATGCCTAATGAGAAATCATTGATGGAGGGAGATGAAGAAGACAAATCTATCACACCTTGGGAAAAATCAAAGAGCCAACAAACCAACAAAGAAG